The region GGGGCGCGATATCTGGAAGGCGTCGCAGCGAGTTTTCGATGCTGCAGTTGAGAAGGCATATGGCGGCAAGCGTGCGGTGAAGTGGTTTGAGGTGCTGGCTGGTGAGAAGGCTTATCGGCAGACGCAGAACTGGCTGCCGGACGATACCGTCAAGGCGACGATGGACTTTCGCGTGTCGATTAAGGGACCGTTGACGACTCCGGTGGGCGGTGGTATTCGCTCGCTGAACGTAGCGTTGCGGCAGTTGATGGACCTGTACCAGTGTGTGCGCCCGGTGAAATATTATGCCGGCGTGCCCAGCCCGGTGAAGCACCCGGAGAAGCTGGATGTTGTGATCTTCCGCGAGAACACAGAGGACATCTACGCCGGTATCGAGTTCCGCGAGGGAACGCCTGAGGCGAAGAAGTTTATCGACTTTGTGAACGACGAGATGCTGAAGGGCGGCAAGAAGAAGGTTCGTCAGGACTCGGGCGTGGGCGTGAAGCCGATCTCGATTACGGGATCGAAGCGGCTGGTGCGGGCGGCGATTCAATATGCGCTCGATAACAACCGCAAGACGGTGACGCTTGTGCACAAGGGAAATATTCAGAAATTTACCGAGGGCGCGTTCCGTGAGTGGGGCTACGAGGTTGCGTCGGAGGAGTTCCGCGAACAGACGGTGACGGAGCGAGAGAGCTGGATCCTTGGCAATCTTGAGCAGAACCCGAACCTGACGGCGGAGCAGAATGCTGCGCTGATTGAGCCGGGAATTGAGTTTGCCGCGAAGGAGTTTGGCGAAGGCGT is a window of Edaphobacter dinghuensis DNA encoding:
- a CDS encoding NADP-dependent isocitrate dehydrogenase, whose translation is MQTSYNDIAVPTDGQAIQYVNGAYKVPDNPIIPFIEGDGTGRDIWKASQRVFDAAVEKAYGGKRAVKWFEVLAGEKAYRQTQNWLPDDTVKATMDFRVSIKGPLTTPVGGGIRSLNVALRQLMDLYQCVRPVKYYAGVPSPVKHPEKLDVVIFRENTEDIYAGIEFREGTPEAKKFIDFVNDEMLKGGKKKVRQDSGVGVKPISITGSKRLVRAAIQYALDNNRKTVTLVHKGNIQKFTEGAFREWGYEVASEEFREQTVTERESWILGNLEQNPNLTAEQNAALIEPGIEFAAKEFGEGVVAEVKQVIASIGASHGGGKWKSKILINDRIADSIFQQIILRPEDYSVLATTNLNGDYISDAAAAQVGGLGIAPGGNIGDGYAVFEATHGTAPKYADKDVINPGSVMLSGVMLFDFLGWGEAARLIESSMEKTIGQKFVTYDFERGMQGATKAKTSEFATRMIENMG